In a genomic window of Nocardia fluminea:
- a CDS encoding polyribonucleotide nucleotidyltransferase — MTQTTERPTTAVEVEPGVFESVALIDNGSFGTRTIRFETGRLAKQAAGSVAAYLDDETMLLSATTAGKYPKDQFDFFPLTVDVEERMYAAGRIPGSFFRREGRPSTDAILTCRLIDRPLRPTFIDGLRNEIQVVVTVLSLNPADLYDVVAINAASASTQLSGIPFSGPIGGVRVALIGDQWVAFPTVEQLEGAVFDMVVAGRVTDTGDVAIMMVEAEATDKVIALIEDGAQAPTEAVVAQGLEAAKPFIARLVRAQADLASLAAKPTQEFPLFPPYGPDVFEAVEGTSKVELNEALSIADKQAREARIDEIKAEVLARLGEDFTGREKELGAAFRSVTKKLVRQRILTDGFRIDGRGLADIRQLSAEVDVIPRAHGSAIFERGETQIMGVTTLDMVKMAQQVDSLGPETSKRYMHHYNFPPFSTGETGRVGSPKRREIGHGALAERALMPVLPSQEEFPYAIRQVSEALSSNGSTSMGSVCASTLSLLNAGVPLKAPVAGIAMGLVSDTITNDKGEDEVRYVALTDILGAEDAFGDMDFKVAGTRDFVTALQLDTKLDGIPSQVLAGALNQAHDARTTILDVMAEAITDPDEMSPYAPRVTAIKIPVDKIGEVIGPKGKMINQITEETGANISIEDDGTVFVGATDGPSAQAAIDMINAIANPQLPKVGERFLGTVVKTTAFGAFVSLLPGRDGLVHISKLGNGKRVAKVEDVVNVGDKLRVEIADIDNRGKISLVPVEDEAAAAEPAAVEETTDAE, encoded by the coding sequence ATGACGCAGACAACTGAACGCCCTACGACTGCGGTCGAGGTCGAGCCCGGAGTTTTCGAGTCGGTCGCGCTGATCGACAACGGTAGCTTCGGCACCCGCACCATCCGCTTCGAGACCGGCCGTCTGGCCAAGCAGGCCGCGGGTTCCGTCGCCGCTTACCTGGACGACGAGACCATGCTGCTGTCGGCGACCACCGCCGGTAAGTACCCCAAGGACCAGTTCGACTTCTTCCCGCTGACGGTCGACGTCGAAGAGCGCATGTACGCCGCGGGTCGCATCCCCGGCTCGTTCTTCCGCCGCGAGGGCCGCCCCTCCACCGACGCGATCCTGACCTGCCGCCTGATCGACCGGCCGCTGCGCCCGACCTTCATCGACGGTCTGCGCAACGAGATCCAGGTCGTCGTGACGGTCCTGAGCCTCAACCCGGCCGACCTCTACGACGTGGTGGCCATCAACGCCGCCTCGGCGTCGACTCAGCTCTCGGGCATCCCGTTCTCCGGCCCGATCGGCGGCGTCCGCGTCGCCCTCATCGGTGACCAGTGGGTCGCGTTCCCGACCGTCGAGCAGCTCGAAGGCGCCGTGTTCGACATGGTCGTCGCCGGCCGCGTCACCGACACCGGCGACGTCGCCATCATGATGGTCGAGGCCGAGGCCACCGACAAGGTCATCGCGCTGATCGAAGACGGTGCGCAGGCGCCGACCGAGGCCGTGGTGGCCCAGGGTCTGGAAGCCGCCAAGCCGTTCATCGCGCGCCTGGTCCGCGCCCAGGCCGACCTGGCCTCGCTGGCTGCCAAGCCGACCCAGGAGTTCCCGCTCTTCCCGCCGTACGGCCCCGACGTGTTCGAGGCTGTCGAGGGCACCTCGAAGGTCGAGCTGAACGAGGCACTGAGCATCGCCGACAAGCAGGCCCGCGAGGCCCGCATCGACGAGATCAAGGCCGAGGTGCTCGCCCGTCTGGGTGAGGACTTCACCGGTCGCGAGAAGGAACTGGGTGCCGCGTTCCGCTCGGTCACCAAGAAGCTGGTTCGCCAGCGCATCCTCACCGACGGTTTCCGCATCGACGGTCGTGGCCTGGCGGACATCCGTCAGCTCTCCGCCGAGGTCGACGTGATCCCGCGCGCCCACGGTTCGGCGATCTTCGAGCGCGGCGAGACCCAGATCATGGGCGTCACCACCCTCGACATGGTGAAGATGGCGCAGCAGGTCGACTCGCTCGGCCCGGAGACGTCCAAGCGCTACATGCACCACTACAACTTCCCGCCGTTCTCCACCGGCGAGACCGGTCGCGTCGGTTCGCCGAAGCGTCGCGAGATCGGCCACGGCGCGCTCGCCGAGCGTGCGCTGATGCCGGTGCTGCCCTCGCAGGAGGAGTTCCCCTACGCCATCCGTCAGGTCTCGGAGGCGCTGAGCTCCAACGGCTCCACCTCGATGGGTTCGGTCTGTGCCTCGACGCTGTCGCTGCTCAACGCCGGTGTGCCGCTGAAGGCGCCGGTCGCGGGTATCGCCATGGGTCTGGTGTCCGACACCATCACCAACGACAAGGGTGAGGACGAGGTCCGCTACGTCGCGCTCACCGACATCCTCGGTGCCGAGGATGCCTTCGGCGACATGGACTTCAAGGTTGCCGGTACCCGTGACTTCGTCACCGCCCTGCAGCTGGACACCAAGCTCGACGGCATCCCCTCGCAGGTGCTGGCCGGTGCGCTGAACCAGGCGCACGACGCCCGCACCACCATCCTGGACGTGATGGCCGAGGCCATCACCGACCCCGACGAGATGAGCCCCTACGCCCCGCGCGTGACCGCCATCAAGATCCCGGTCGACAAGATCGGCGAGGTCATCGGGCCCAAGGGCAAGATGATCAACCAGATCACCGAGGAAACCGGCGCCAACATCTCCATCGAGGATGACGGCACCGTGTTCGTCGGTGCGACCGATGGGCCCTCGGCCCAGGCCGCGATCGACATGATCAACGCCATCGCCAACCCGCAGCTGCCCAAGGTCGGCGAGCGCTTCCTCGGCACGGTCGTCAAGACCACCGCCTTCGGCGCGTTCGTGTCGCTCCTGCCGGGCCGCGACGGTCTGGTGCACATCTCCAAGCTGGGCAACGGCAAGCGCGTGGCCAAGGTCGAAGACGTGGTCAACGTCGGCGACAAGCTGCGCGTGGAGATCGCCGATATCGACAACCGCGGCAAGATCTCGCTCGTCCCGGTCGAGGACGAGGCCGCTGCCGCCGAGCCGGCCGCTGTCGAGGAGACCACCGACGCCGAGTAG
- the rpsO gene encoding 30S ribosomal protein S15, with amino-acid sequence MALTTEQKSAILAEYGLHPKDTGSPEAQIALLSKRISDLTEHLKQHKHDHHTRHGLLALIGRRRRLSKYLQANDINRYRSLIERLGLRR; translated from the coding sequence ATGGCGCTGACCACTGAGCAGAAGTCGGCAATTCTCGCCGAATACGGCCTGCACCCCAAGGACACCGGCTCGCCGGAGGCGCAGATCGCGCTGCTGTCGAAGCGGATCTCGGACCTGACCGAGCACCTGAAGCAGCACAAGCACGATCACCACACCCGGCACGGCCTGCTGGCCCTGATCGGTCGTCGTCGCCGCCTGTCGAAGTACCTGCAGGCCAACGACATCAACCGCTACCGCTCGCTCATCGAGCGTCTCGGCCTGCGCCGCTGA